The following proteins come from a genomic window of Myxococcales bacterium:
- a CDS encoding alpha/beta hydrolase, with the protein MKVPRPSEAVELEGPRSPDPGERRGFTAAPDGTRLYYRHSDRTPGPLHAVLSDGILCDGFIWKYLWADLGGIMPVTHWHYPGHGRSAKPSDLAGVDIASLADDLHEVARATGDAPRVLFGHSMGVQVCLEAYHREPDKVRGLVLFCGTFGRVTASFRGVPILDVLLPRLTAIANENPHIVRALWSRIPPDMAMKMARRAGDVDAAKIRDEDMLPYLQHMTHVDFPMFLRMLKGAGEHSAEPYLGDIDVPVLVVAGERDTFTPASLSSVMAERIPKAKLLVLDRGSHAAPIEQPDVVFTHVRAFIEGLSP; encoded by the coding sequence GTGAAGGTGCCGCGACCTAGCGAAGCTGTCGAGCTCGAGGGGCCTCGTTCTCCCGATCCGGGCGAGAGGAGGGGCTTCACCGCCGCTCCGGACGGCACGCGGCTCTACTATCGACACTCCGATCGCACGCCCGGGCCGCTCCACGCGGTGCTGTCGGACGGCATCCTTTGTGACGGCTTCATCTGGAAGTACCTCTGGGCCGACCTCGGCGGGATCATGCCGGTCACCCACTGGCACTACCCGGGCCACGGGCGGAGCGCGAAGCCGAGCGATCTTGCGGGGGTCGACATCGCCTCGCTCGCCGACGATCTCCACGAGGTGGCGCGCGCCACGGGCGATGCGCCGCGCGTGCTCTTCGGACACTCGATGGGCGTGCAGGTGTGCCTTGAGGCGTACCACCGCGAGCCCGACAAGGTGCGAGGACTGGTCCTGTTCTGCGGCACGTTCGGCCGGGTCACGGCTTCGTTTCGCGGCGTGCCCATCCTCGACGTCCTCCTGCCCAGGCTCACAGCGATCGCGAACGAGAACCCGCACATCGTGCGCGCGCTCTGGTCGCGCATTCCCCCCGACATGGCCATGAAGATGGCGCGTCGCGCGGGCGACGTGGACGCGGCGAAGATTCGCGACGAGGACATGCTGCCGTACCTCCAGCACATGACCCACGTCGATTTCCCCATGTTCCTCCGCATGTTGAAGGGCGCCGGAGAGCACTCGGCCGAGCCCTACCTGGGCGACATCGACGTGCCCGTGCTCGTCGTGGCGGGCGAGCGCGACACCTTCACCCCGGCCTCGCTGTCGTCGGTGATGGCGGAGCGAATCCCGAAGGCGAAGCTGTTGGTCCTCGACCGCGGTTCGCACGCGGCGCCCATCGAGCAACCGGACGTCGTCTTCACGCACGTGCGCGCGTTCATCGAGGGGCTCTCGCCCTGA
- a CDS encoding fibro-slime domain-containing protein, translated as MALTSALGLPFAACGSADPPAVFDAAAASTDATAPDGRASADGPLFPFDPDARAPDAGGDGACAPNLAGLLRDFRGADEPGGHPDFESVTGTNGGLDVGIVAEDLGADRKPVFAGPTKSTTTKASFDQWFRDTPGVNKTKVVTLPFVIEATGRTTFDSTAFFPLDGDPEGFGASPNQPHDYHFTYELHTEFLYEGGEVFQFRGDDDVWVFIAGKRVIDLGGVHGATAASVDLDANAARLGITRGAAYPLDFFFAERHTSESNFRLETTLRFVNCAPILPR; from the coding sequence CTGGCGCTCACCTCGGCGCTCGGTCTCCCCTTCGCGGCCTGCGGGAGCGCCGATCCGCCCGCGGTGTTCGACGCTGCGGCCGCCTCCACCGACGCCACCGCGCCCGACGGCCGGGCGTCGGCCGACGGGCCGCTCTTCCCGTTCGATCCCGACGCCCGCGCCCCCGACGCGGGCGGCGACGGCGCCTGCGCGCCGAACCTCGCCGGCCTCCTGCGCGACTTCCGGGGCGCCGACGAGCCGGGCGGCCACCCCGACTTCGAGAGCGTCACGGGAACGAACGGCGGCCTCGACGTCGGCATCGTCGCCGAAGACCTCGGCGCCGACCGGAAGCCCGTCTTCGCGGGCCCGACGAAGTCGACCACCACGAAGGCGAGCTTCGATCAGTGGTTCCGCGACACGCCCGGCGTGAACAAGACCAAGGTCGTCACCCTTCCGTTCGTGATCGAGGCCACCGGCCGCACCACCTTCGACTCGACCGCGTTCTTCCCGCTCGACGGCGATCCCGAGGGCTTCGGCGCTTCGCCCAACCAACCGCACGACTACCACTTTACGTACGAGCTCCACACCGAGTTCCTCTACGAGGGCGGCGAGGTGTTTCAATTTCGGGGCGACGACGACGTGTGGGTCTTCATCGCAGGCAAGCGCGTGATCGACCTCGGCGGCGTGCACGGAGCCACCGCCGCGAGCGTCGATCTGGACGCGAACGCCGCGCGCCTCGGCATCACCCGGGGCGCCGCCTACCCGCTCGACTTCTTCTTCGCCGAGCGCCACACGTCCGAGTCGAACTTCCGCCTGGAGACGACCCTGCGCTTCGTGAACTGCGCCCCCATATTGCCGCGGTAA
- a CDS encoding aminotransferase class III-fold pyridoxal phosphate-dependent enzyme, whose translation MPTPIQEKHARFVLSPWVAQGGLAAPVIVRGEGCSIYDDEGKAYYDLGSGLIAVNLGHGHPKVVKAIQEQAARLGYAAPSLFNKERAELAEELSAISPWGAEGCRTFFTTAGAEANDDALRLAQHLTGRRKVLSAYRSFHGSTGAAITLTGEDRRWGGEPGVPGVVKFFAPYPYRSPFYASTPEEESARAIEHLERVLVHEDPKRVAAIFIEGVVGSNGVIVYPDGYLTALRALTERHGILLVMDEVMTGFGRTGAAFASTRYGIVPDMMTFAKGVTSAYVPLGGLMMRERLAKTFDTRALPSGHTYSGHPMGVAAGLATVRAYREEGLFERGREIEGWLQEGLRPLVDKYEIVGEVRGVGAFFAVEFVKNKASKEPLVEWHGAGGLGVMKNLYGELRKRGVYTFGKFNCTMVAPPLTTSKAELDKALVALDESIGALQASLG comes from the coding sequence ATGCCTACCCCCATCCAAGAGAAACACGCTCGCTTCGTCCTCTCTCCCTGGGTCGCGCAAGGCGGCCTCGCGGCTCCGGTCATCGTCCGTGGCGAGGGCTGCTCGATCTACGACGACGAGGGGAAGGCCTACTACGATCTCGGGTCGGGCCTCATCGCCGTGAACCTGGGCCACGGCCACCCGAAGGTCGTGAAGGCCATCCAGGAGCAGGCCGCGCGGCTCGGGTACGCCGCGCCTTCGCTCTTCAACAAGGAGCGCGCGGAGCTGGCCGAAGAGCTGTCCGCGATCTCGCCGTGGGGCGCCGAGGGCTGCCGGACGTTCTTCACGACCGCCGGCGCCGAGGCGAACGACGACGCGCTCCGCCTCGCGCAGCACCTCACTGGGCGCCGCAAGGTGCTCTCGGCGTACCGCTCCTTCCACGGCTCCACCGGCGCCGCCATCACCCTCACGGGCGAAGATCGGCGCTGGGGCGGCGAGCCGGGAGTGCCCGGAGTCGTGAAGTTTTTCGCGCCGTATCCGTACCGCAGCCCGTTCTACGCGAGCACCCCCGAGGAGGAGTCGGCGCGCGCGATCGAGCACCTCGAGCGCGTCCTCGTGCACGAGGATCCGAAGCGGGTGGCGGCGATCTTCATCGAAGGCGTGGTCGGGTCGAACGGCGTCATCGTCTACCCCGACGGTTACCTCACGGCGCTCCGCGCGCTCACCGAACGACACGGAATCCTGCTCGTGATGGACGAGGTCATGACCGGGTTCGGTCGCACCGGGGCCGCCTTCGCGTCGACGCGCTACGGGATCGTGCCAGACATGATGACGTTCGCGAAGGGCGTCACCTCGGCGTACGTACCGCTCGGCGGCCTGATGATGCGCGAGCGCCTAGCCAAGACCTTCGACACGCGCGCGCTGCCCTCGGGCCACACCTACTCGGGGCACCCCATGGGCGTCGCGGCCGGCCTCGCGACCGTGCGCGCCTACCGCGAGGAGGGCCTCTTCGAGCGCGGCCGCGAGATCGAGGGCTGGCTCCAAGAGGGACTCCGTCCGCTCGTCGACAAGTACGAGATCGTGGGCGAGGTCCGCGGCGTCGGCGCCTTCTTCGCCGTCGAGTTCGTCAAGAACAAGGCCTCGAAGGAGCCGCTCGTGGAGTGGCACGGCGCGGGCGGCCTCGGCGTGATGAAGAACCTCTACGGCGAGCTGCGAAAGCGCGGCGTGTACACCTTCGGGAAGTTCAACTGCACGATGGTGGCGCCCCCGCTCACCACCTCGAAGGCCGAGCTCGACAAGGCGCTGGTCGCCCTCGACGAGTCGATCGGCGCGCTCCAGGCGAGCCTCGGCTGA
- a CDS encoding ubiquinone/menaquinone biosynthesis methyltransferase, which translates to MIAQPTPPADARASGGPIAEVQQRAGREREHAGDVRGMFARIAPTYDRLNELMSFGVDARWRRRAVRSLVGLPDGGVLDLCAGTMDLSRLLVEAFPERRVVASDFAAEMLERGRWKAPRAARVVADALDLPFEDGSFAAVVCAFGVRNLASPVAGAREALRVLRPGGKLVVLEFFRPVSLLPRAFHAAYGDVVLPRVGGWVSGDREAYAYLSRSMKAFLSRREYEAALVDVGFEAVRGEELTLGVASLVCAAKPGAAS; encoded by the coding sequence ATGATAGCCCAGCCCACGCCGCCCGCTGATGCGAGAGCCTCAGGAGGGCCGATCGCCGAGGTCCAGCAGCGCGCCGGTCGCGAGCGCGAGCACGCGGGGGACGTGCGCGGCATGTTCGCGCGCATCGCGCCCACCTACGATCGGCTGAACGAGCTCATGTCGTTCGGCGTCGACGCCAGGTGGCGTCGTCGGGCCGTGCGGTCCCTCGTAGGGTTGCCCGACGGCGGCGTGCTCGACCTGTGCGCGGGAACGATGGACCTCTCCCGGCTGCTGGTGGAGGCCTTCCCGGAGCGCAGGGTGGTGGCGTCGGACTTCGCCGCCGAGATGCTCGAGCGCGGTCGGTGGAAGGCGCCGCGCGCCGCGCGTGTGGTCGCGGACGCGCTCGATCTGCCGTTCGAGGACGGCTCGTTCGCGGCCGTGGTGTGCGCCTTTGGCGTGCGCAATCTGGCCTCTCCGGTCGCGGGAGCTCGCGAAGCGCTCCGGGTGTTGCGGCCGGGTGGCAAGCTCGTGGTGCTCGAGTTCTTCCGGCCCGTGAGCCTCCTGCCGCGCGCCTTCCACGCGGCCTACGGCGACGTGGTGCTCCCTCGCGTGGGGGGCTGGGTCTCGGGCGACCGCGAGGCCTACGCCTACCTTTCGCGGAGCATGAAGGCGTTCTTGTCGCGCCGCGAGTACGAGGCCGCGCTGGTGGACGTTGGCTTCGAGGCGGTGCGCGGCGAGGAGCTCACGCTAGGCGTCGCGTCGCTCGTGTGCGCCGCGAAGCCGGGAGCGGCCTCGTGA
- a CDS encoding TIGR04563 family protein encodes MASGDKDSISNLRTESSKTDKRKQSLYFPESMLTEIKEEAARLDRSLSWVVQRAWKISRLEIKKLPSVNEVDDDDDEG; translated from the coding sequence TTGGCGTCTGGAGACAAGGACTCGATCTCGAACCTTCGTACCGAGAGCTCGAAGACCGACAAGCGTAAGCAGAGCCTCTACTTCCCCGAGTCGATGCTGACCGAAATCAAGGAAGAGGCGGCCCGCCTCGACCGGTCGCTCTCGTGGGTGGTGCAGCGCGCGTGGAAGATCTCTCGCTTGGAGATCAAGAAGCTGCCCAGCGTGAACGAGGTCGACGACGACGACGACGAGGGCTGA
- the mqnE gene encoding aminofutalosine synthase MqnE encodes MSDRLDLDAIEAKVARGERLSAEEGVALFRTPDLLGLARLANQVRERRHGDRTYFNKNLRVEVTNVCVASCLFCSFARLEEHMPGAHTMSLEEAWGKLEARLDDPPSEVHVVNGLHPGLPFTYYEELLRGFKRVKPDIHLKCFTAVELHFFAQHYGMTVREVLRRLMDAGLDSLPGGGAEIFHPEVRTRISADKATADEWLEAHRVAHGLGLRSNATMLYGHVETFEHRIDHLLRLRALQDETGGFQAFIPLAFHPDGNGMKNLPAPTAMDDLRTVAVSRLVLDNFDHIKAYWVSMTPKIAQVALSFGADDLDGTIVHETIYKAAGSRSPDGLGVGELVRLIREAGRRPVERDTLYNVVREHEKSAVPEAAIKVRERKAGLHLEVVR; translated from the coding sequence ATGTCTGATCGTCTTGATCTCGACGCCATCGAAGCCAAGGTCGCGAGGGGCGAGCGCCTCTCGGCCGAGGAGGGCGTCGCGCTCTTCCGCACGCCCGACCTGCTCGGGCTCGCGCGGCTCGCCAACCAGGTCCGCGAGCGTCGCCACGGCGACCGCACCTACTTCAACAAGAACCTGCGCGTGGAGGTCACGAACGTGTGCGTGGCCTCGTGCCTCTTCTGCTCGTTCGCGCGGCTCGAGGAGCACATGCCGGGCGCGCACACCATGTCGCTCGAGGAAGCCTGGGGCAAGCTCGAGGCCCGCCTGGACGACCCGCCCTCCGAGGTGCACGTGGTGAACGGGCTCCACCCCGGCCTGCCGTTCACGTACTACGAGGAGCTGCTCCGGGGCTTCAAGCGCGTGAAGCCCGACATCCACCTGAAGTGCTTCACGGCGGTCGAGCTCCACTTCTTCGCGCAGCACTACGGCATGACGGTGCGGGAGGTGCTGCGGCGCCTCATGGACGCGGGCCTCGACAGCTTGCCGGGCGGCGGCGCGGAGATCTTCCACCCCGAAGTGCGCACGCGCATCAGCGCCGACAAGGCCACGGCGGACGAGTGGCTCGAGGCCCACCGCGTGGCGCACGGGCTCGGGCTGCGCTCGAACGCCACGATGCTCTACGGGCACGTGGAGACCTTCGAGCATCGGATCGATCACCTGCTCCGCCTGCGCGCGCTGCAGGACGAGACCGGCGGCTTCCAGGCCTTCATCCCGCTCGCGTTTCACCCCGACGGCAACGGCATGAAGAACCTGCCCGCGCCCACGGCGATGGACGACCTCCGCACCGTGGCTGTCTCGCGCCTCGTGCTCGACAACTTCGACCACATCAAGGCCTATTGGGTCAGCATGACCCCGAAGATCGCCCAGGTGGCGCTCTCGTTCGGGGCCGACGATCTCGACGGGACCATCGTCCACGAGACCATCTACAAGGCCGCTGGCTCGCGCTCTCCCGACGGGCTCGGCGTGGGCGAGCTCGTGCGCCTCATCCGCGAGGCGGGTCGCCGCCCCGTCGAGCGCGACACGCTCTACAACGTGGTGCGCGAGCACGAGAAGAGCGCCGTGCCCGAGGCCGCGATCAAGGTGCGCGAGCGGAAGGCCGGCCTCCACCTCGAGGTCGTCCGATGA
- a CDS encoding UbiX family flavin prenyltransferase, protein MGSRKKRVVLGVTGASGAPYAKRLAGLLRGRDDVEVAACLSSTAPEVWALECGGDIREELGLLGLPVWGARDYRAPFASGSAGWDAMVIVPCSMGTVARIAHGTSETLLTRAADVMLKERRTLIVVPRETPLSTLHLENLTTVSRYGALVLPAMPSFYAGERSLEGAIDTVIARVLDHLGLPHEVGRRWGDGAQAESRRP, encoded by the coding sequence GTGGGCTCGCGCAAGAAGCGCGTGGTGCTCGGCGTCACGGGCGCCAGCGGCGCGCCGTACGCGAAGCGGCTCGCCGGGCTGCTGCGTGGTCGCGACGACGTCGAGGTCGCCGCGTGCCTCTCGAGCACCGCGCCGGAGGTCTGGGCCCTCGAGTGCGGCGGCGACATCCGCGAGGAGCTCGGCCTGCTTGGCCTGCCGGTGTGGGGCGCGCGCGACTACCGCGCCCCGTTCGCGAGCGGGAGCGCGGGGTGGGACGCGATGGTGATCGTGCCGTGCAGCATGGGCACCGTGGCGCGGATCGCCCATGGCACGAGCGAGACCCTGCTCACGCGTGCCGCCGACGTGATGCTGAAGGAGCGCCGCACCCTCATCGTGGTCCCGCGGGAGACGCCGCTCTCGACGCTGCACCTCGAGAACCTCACGACCGTGTCTCGCTACGGCGCGCTCGTGCTCCCCGCGATGCCCTCGTTCTATGCCGGCGAGCGCTCGCTCGAAGGGGCGATCGACACGGTGATCGCGCGGGTCCTAGACCACCTCGGCCTCCCGCACGAGGTAGGTCGACGTTGGGGTGATGGTGCGCAGGCCGAGTCGAGGCGCCCGTGA